Proteins from a genomic interval of Rhodococcoides fascians A25f:
- a CDS encoding cysteine hydrolase family protein, with protein sequence MKAPSISLERPALVVVDVQAGFDDSDFWGPRDNPLCESNIAALVGLWRSKAWPIVFVRHDSDNAQSPLSPSGAGHAFKDILEGTPDLLISKRVNSSFYGTPDLDAWLRNEGIDQVVICGITTNHCCETTARMAGNLGYDTYFVIDATHTFDRVALDGTTVPAATLSAITATNLHGEFATVVTTEAMLSN encoded by the coding sequence ATGAAGGCTCCATCGATATCACTGGAACGGCCCGCTCTGGTCGTCGTCGACGTGCAGGCTGGGTTCGATGATTCCGACTTCTGGGGTCCACGTGACAACCCGCTGTGCGAGAGCAATATCGCTGCACTCGTTGGCTTGTGGAGATCGAAGGCATGGCCGATCGTGTTCGTTCGACACGACTCCGACAACGCGCAGTCACCGCTGTCGCCGTCGGGTGCGGGGCATGCCTTCAAGGACATCCTGGAGGGGACACCTGATCTGTTGATCAGCAAGCGGGTCAACTCGAGCTTCTACGGCACGCCGGATCTGGACGCCTGGCTTCGCAATGAAGGCATCGATCAGGTGGTGATCTGCGGTATCACCACCAATCACTGCTGCGAGACAACCGCAAGGATGGCGGGCAACCTCGGCTATGACACCTATTTCGTCATCGACGCGACCCACACGTTCGATCGCGTCGCACTCGATGGAACCACCGTGCCTGCCGCGACATTGTCGGCAATCACGGCAACAAACCTGCACGGTGAATTCGCGACAGTGGTTACGACGGAGGCCATGCTCTCGAACTGA
- a CDS encoding DIP1984 family protein yields the protein MKLAEALAERGELIKRSEHLKIRILANARHQDGESPAEDASILLLEYGSALDRLEVLIRRINRTNSTATMRDGTITDALASRDVLRMRHRAISAAADAASGRDQERRYGPRQLRSELVYVAALPVAELRSAADDIAQRIRLVDLEIQRVNWEFDLIE from the coding sequence ATGAAGCTTGCCGAGGCCCTCGCTGAACGAGGGGAACTGATCAAGCGCTCCGAACATCTGAAGATTCGGATTCTGGCGAATGCCCGCCACCAGGACGGTGAATCACCGGCCGAGGATGCTTCGATTCTGTTGTTGGAGTACGGATCTGCACTCGATCGGCTCGAAGTACTCATCCGCAGGATCAACCGGACCAACAGCACCGCGACGATGCGGGACGGAACCATCACCGATGCGCTCGCGTCCCGCGACGTGCTGCGTATGCGGCACAGGGCGATCTCCGCCGCGGCGGACGCGGCGTCGGGACGTGATCAGGAGCGCAGGTACGGCCCGCGTCAACTGCGATCGGAGTTGGTCTACGTTGCAGCTCTTCCGGTTGCCGAATTGCGCTCTGCTGCGGACGATATCGCCCAACGGATTCGGTTGGTGGACCTGGAGATCCAACGCGTCAATTGGGAGTTCGACCTGATCGAGTAG
- a CDS encoding MarR family winged helix-turn-helix transcriptional regulator: MANEALDAVDRIVEQWRAERPDVDVSPMAVIGRISRAASVLDKRTQAVLIEFGLQPGEFDLIATLRRAGAPHRLTVGQLLDSAMVTSGAVTHRLNRLTDKGLIEREIDPTNRRVVIVQLTPDGVAAVDAALPAHVANEEALLRSLNPDERSQLADLLKKLLLDLR; this comes from the coding sequence ATGGCGAACGAGGCACTCGACGCAGTGGACCGGATAGTCGAGCAATGGCGGGCCGAGCGGCCAGATGTGGATGTCAGCCCTATGGCCGTTATCGGCCGCATCAGCCGAGCAGCGTCCGTTCTGGACAAGCGCACGCAGGCTGTGTTGATCGAATTCGGTTTGCAGCCAGGTGAATTCGATCTGATTGCGACGCTCCGACGCGCTGGGGCTCCGCATCGCCTTACCGTCGGACAGTTGTTGGACAGCGCGATGGTGACGTCGGGCGCTGTTACGCACCGTCTGAACCGGCTGACCGACAAAGGGCTGATCGAGCGGGAAATCGATCCCACCAATCGTCGGGTGGTCATCGTGCAATTGACACCGGACGGAGTTGCCGCAGTGGATGCCGCGCTGCCCGCGCACGTGGCCAACGAGGAAGCTCTGCTCAGGTCATTGAATCCGGATGAGCGCAGCCAACTTGCAGACTTGTTGAAAAAGCTTCTCCTGGACCTTCGGTGA
- a CDS encoding EamA family transporter, whose protein sequence is MRTPRTQTQPADSRRLPRDIAPSTLGLTAAAALAPILWGTTYLVTTELLPPDRPMTASVLRAVPAGLLLLLVAPGIPSKGWRLKTATLGVLNIGVFFPMLFVAAYRLPGGVAAVVGSAQPLIIIAISTGFDWGRTRPVQIGWALVAVAGVALTATSGTIRLDAIGLAAAVVGTVSMATGVTFTRRWGVPPNTNPLNSTTWQLLVGGIVISPLIPIVDDGPWAIDTEAVVGYAWLAVIGGALAYSLWFRGARALPPANVTLLGVLSPLTAAVVGWIALGQNMTGLQCLGFGIALIGSIAGQFVRHGPEADSAGKKHGSSNHPRYQLNSLFPSRNK, encoded by the coding sequence ATGCGGACACCTCGCACGCAGACACAACCAGCCGATTCTCGACGCCTCCCGCGTGACATCGCGCCCTCGACTCTCGGATTGACGGCCGCTGCCGCGCTCGCTCCCATCCTCTGGGGCACGACCTATCTGGTGACCACCGAACTTCTTCCTCCGGATCGGCCGATGACGGCCAGCGTCCTGCGTGCGGTGCCCGCCGGCCTACTTCTGCTGCTCGTCGCGCCAGGCATCCCTAGCAAGGGTTGGCGACTGAAGACCGCAACCCTCGGCGTATTGAACATCGGCGTGTTCTTTCCGATGCTGTTCGTGGCGGCCTACCGACTACCCGGAGGGGTCGCCGCAGTCGTCGGGTCTGCGCAACCACTCATCATCATCGCGATATCCACGGGGTTCGACTGGGGCCGCACACGCCCCGTGCAGATCGGATGGGCCCTCGTCGCCGTCGCCGGGGTCGCACTGACGGCCACATCGGGCACAATCCGACTCGACGCAATCGGTCTCGCCGCTGCAGTAGTCGGAACGGTCAGCATGGCCACCGGTGTCACTTTCACGAGACGCTGGGGCGTGCCACCCAACACCAACCCGCTCAATTCCACTACGTGGCAATTACTCGTCGGCGGCATTGTCATTTCTCCGCTGATTCCGATCGTCGACGACGGTCCATGGGCAATCGATACCGAGGCCGTAGTCGGCTATGCCTGGCTCGCAGTGATAGGCGGTGCCTTGGCCTATTCACTGTGGTTTCGCGGTGCCCGCGCTCTTCCTCCCGCCAACGTCACGCTCCTCGGCGTGCTGAGCCCTCTGACTGCGGCAGTCGTCGGATGGATCGCACTGGGACAGAACATGACCGGACTTCAATGCCTGGGGTTCGGTATCGCACTCATCGGTTCGATAGCCGGGCAGTTCGTGCGACACGGACCCGAAGCCGATTCGGCTGGCAAGAAACACGGCTCGTCGAACCATCCTCGATACCAACTGAATTCCTTGTTCCCGTCCAGAAACAAGTAG
- a CDS encoding glycosyltransferase 87 family protein, which yields MTSSSYMPLRTETGSRTHAGQESFVEGTRAQSVPIQPGQNTPDRFGPRWLAGSTLAACIAIAAHAYFLGWKVPFGLFGNGIDTIVYRHGGEVVLKGQPLYEFALFDVGLPFTYPPFAALVFTPLALLTVTTAVTLLQAINVLLVYATVVLSWRALGYRSVGMYLVSAPMAIAFTWLEPVRMTIWLGQINLLLLVLVLCDLSRGEGSRLRGVGVGIAAGLKLTPAFFVLYLLAVRQWRTALTAGAAFMVTVAAGFLIIPSDSWKFWTATMVDSERIGALASPANQSIHGALARLWPGHTPPFMVWFVIAAAVAFLALWTAARAHKAGKTLLALVICGLATPMVSPFAWGHHWVWCIPLAIVAIDYAIRRRTWWSWLAPVAVTAPMIAWYFTDYRGIKAIGIFMFEGSPAFEAAVQFTYPAVFLAMIAVTLISSFHHGKMNR from the coding sequence ATGACGTCGTCCAGCTACATGCCGTTACGAACCGAAACTGGATCGCGTACGCATGCTGGGCAAGAGTCGTTCGTCGAAGGCACACGCGCGCAGTCCGTTCCGATTCAACCTGGACAGAACACGCCGGATCGCTTCGGTCCTCGATGGCTGGCGGGATCGACCCTTGCAGCGTGCATCGCCATCGCAGCACATGCGTACTTCCTGGGATGGAAAGTGCCGTTCGGCCTCTTCGGCAACGGAATAGACACCATCGTCTACCGACACGGCGGCGAGGTGGTCCTGAAAGGTCAGCCGCTGTACGAGTTCGCACTGTTCGATGTCGGATTGCCCTTCACCTACCCGCCGTTCGCGGCATTGGTCTTCACCCCGCTCGCGCTGCTCACCGTGACGACTGCCGTGACACTGCTGCAGGCGATCAATGTGCTGCTGGTCTACGCGACGGTAGTCCTGAGCTGGCGGGCGCTCGGATATCGAAGCGTCGGAATGTATCTGGTCAGCGCGCCGATGGCGATCGCGTTCACCTGGCTCGAGCCCGTGCGCATGACCATCTGGCTCGGGCAGATCAACCTGCTGCTGCTCGTCTTGGTTCTGTGCGATCTCAGCCGAGGCGAGGGCAGTCGTCTCCGCGGTGTCGGTGTGGGAATTGCTGCGGGGCTCAAGCTGACTCCCGCGTTCTTCGTCCTCTATCTGCTGGCCGTCAGACAGTGGCGTACGGCGCTCACCGCGGGTGCCGCCTTCATGGTCACCGTTGCAGCAGGATTTCTGATCATCCCTTCCGATTCGTGGAAGTTCTGGACCGCGACGATGGTCGACTCCGAACGGATCGGCGCACTCGCGTCACCGGCGAATCAGTCGATCCACGGAGCCCTGGCTCGTCTGTGGCCGGGTCACACACCGCCGTTCATGGTCTGGTTTGTCATTGCTGCCGCCGTTGCCTTCCTCGCTCTCTGGACAGCTGCACGCGCGCACAAAGCAGGTAAGACGTTGCTGGCATTGGTGATCTGCGGCCTCGCGACGCCGATGGTGTCTCCTTTCGCATGGGGTCACCACTGGGTGTGGTGCATACCGTTGGCCATCGTCGCCATCGACTACGCCATTCGCCGTCGCACTTGGTGGAGCTGGCTGGCACCGGTAGCGGTCACCGCACCGATGATCGCCTGGTACTTCACCGACTACCGCGGAATCAAAGCAATCGGAATCTTCATGTTCGAGGGATCACCCGCTTTCGAGGCTGCCGTTCAATTCACCTACCCAGCAGTCTTTCTGGCCATGATCGCCGTCACCCTGATCTCATCGTTCCACCACGGCAAGATGAACAGGTGA
- a CDS encoding acetyltransferase-like protein: MTVTVSVLADRPDLVEPLWNMDSSWPTFMTKDPIGSMYFDPAIFELFADYVLVCQDEAGAVVGKAVSIPFHLPDAAALPTDGWDGAIRRGISTRLTGETANVVSALEISLTSSSQGRNLSMTLLAALRDNAGRLGFSELVAPLRPNGRTDLDEPIASYIHRTRPDCLPVDPWLRVHVRAGGRIDSVAPRSMVVPGTLGEWREWTGLPFDRSGPVHVPGALVPVIADVEQGTAVYTEPNVWVRHPTGTQSDAE, from the coding sequence GTGACCGTCACCGTTTCCGTTCTCGCCGATCGTCCTGATCTCGTAGAACCACTGTGGAACATGGACTCGTCGTGGCCGACGTTCATGACCAAAGATCCGATCGGTTCGATGTATTTCGATCCCGCCATCTTCGAGCTGTTCGCCGACTACGTCCTCGTGTGTCAGGACGAGGCAGGTGCCGTGGTCGGTAAGGCCGTGTCCATACCGTTCCATTTGCCCGACGCCGCCGCGCTTCCTACCGACGGCTGGGACGGCGCGATCAGACGCGGCATCTCCACCCGACTCACTGGTGAGACCGCCAATGTTGTGTCGGCGCTCGAAATTTCCCTGACTTCGAGCTCCCAGGGACGAAACCTGTCGATGACCCTGCTGGCTGCTCTTCGGGACAACGCCGGACGACTGGGGTTCAGCGAACTCGTGGCTCCGCTCCGCCCCAACGGCAGAACCGATCTCGATGAGCCGATCGCGTCGTACATCCACCGAACTCGGCCGGACTGCTTGCCGGTCGACCCGTGGCTGCGCGTCCACGTCCGTGCCGGCGGTCGCATCGACAGTGTTGCGCCGCGGTCGATGGTTGTGCCAGGAACACTCGGCGAGTGGCGGGAGTGGACGGGTCTGCCATTCGACCGATCTGGGCCGGTGCACGTGCCGGGGGCACTGGTACCGGTAATAGCCGACGTGGAGCAGGGGACGGCCGTGTACACCGAACCGAATGTGTGGGTGCGGCATCCGACCGGTACGCAAAGCGATGCTGAGTAG
- a CDS encoding DUF6924 domain-containing protein: MSMTWPQVRGLSYSTMGRSVRAEIYGPGDYSLRVWHTPKSLWRHEKLSGEVTFVENDSDQYRVADDGVMVHSEKSPHRMMSTMGGGPGRLLHAYARWPHVEAHSGRESVEAITAPRRVEVRGRVGWEVKIHDPSNGQEDTYVIDAVLGIALSWRRDSAWFELANPVLDEDFDPSIFVWSGPIREQADEAVPTGQAKREAELRELAGMPQPVITWLPMRITNQPQSGDVRTGALDLHVTGQFVQMLLRQWITELGEPQLDWSVQNMPAVYRADNGPWTYEIRGFTSMSPEDCERIIASIETPDPPSSSVDQIRQTLERDEDERRRSELDAVIGTDRTLDDYLDDQGGISLLIRTDFSDDIAWRELVASVTAPGSGDETDFYVNLTCIDNERYDGLTIDALLASIGESPIYYVFLADHQTITDPESPIVVVDTGPEESGHQPGQSFRVVLSEIASIENNLSIANMDFEDFSENTDDDGVFRGFGG; encoded by the coding sequence ATGTCGATGACGTGGCCACAGGTTCGGGGACTCAGCTACAGCACGATGGGCAGGTCCGTTCGTGCAGAAATTTACGGACCAGGCGATTACTCGCTGAGAGTGTGGCATACGCCGAAATCGCTGTGGCGACACGAAAAACTTTCGGGTGAGGTCACGTTCGTCGAGAACGACTCCGACCAATATCGCGTCGCAGACGACGGCGTGATGGTGCATTCCGAAAAGTCACCGCACCGGATGATGTCGACCATGGGCGGCGGTCCGGGACGGCTGTTGCACGCGTACGCGCGGTGGCCTCACGTGGAGGCGCATTCCGGGCGAGAATCGGTTGAGGCGATCACTGCACCTCGTCGAGTGGAAGTTCGTGGCCGTGTGGGTTGGGAGGTCAAGATTCATGATCCCTCCAACGGACAGGAAGACACGTACGTTATCGACGCAGTCCTGGGCATCGCCCTGTCATGGAGACGTGATTCGGCCTGGTTCGAGCTGGCGAACCCGGTTCTGGACGAGGATTTCGATCCGTCGATCTTCGTGTGGTCCGGTCCGATCCGTGAACAGGCCGACGAGGCTGTTCCAACAGGGCAAGCAAAGCGCGAGGCTGAACTCCGTGAATTGGCTGGCATGCCTCAACCGGTCATCACCTGGCTCCCCATGCGGATTACCAACCAACCACAGAGCGGAGACGTGCGTACCGGCGCACTCGATCTGCACGTCACAGGTCAGTTCGTACAGATGCTGCTTCGTCAGTGGATCACCGAACTCGGTGAACCGCAATTGGATTGGTCCGTTCAGAACATGCCGGCCGTGTATCGGGCGGACAACGGGCCGTGGACCTACGAGATTCGGGGGTTCACGTCCATGTCGCCCGAGGACTGCGAGCGCATCATCGCATCCATCGAGACGCCAGATCCACCGAGTAGCTCGGTCGATCAAATCCGACAAACCCTGGAGCGGGACGAAGATGAGCGACGCCGGTCGGAACTGGATGCGGTGATCGGCACCGACCGCACGCTGGACGACTACCTCGACGACCAGGGAGGCATCTCACTGCTGATACGCACGGACTTCAGCGACGACATCGCATGGCGCGAGCTGGTGGCGTCCGTTACGGCACCCGGTAGCGGGGACGAGACGGACTTCTATGTCAACCTGACGTGCATCGATAATGAGCGGTACGACGGTCTGACGATCGATGCCCTTCTGGCGTCGATCGGTGAGAGCCCCATCTATTACGTCTTTCTCGCGGACCACCAGACGATCACCGATCCCGAGAGCCCGATCGTGGTAGTCGACACCGGACCCGAAGAGTCGGGTCATCAACCTGGACAGTCATTCCGAGTAGTTCTGTCCGAGATCGCGTCGATCGAGAACAATCTGTCCATCGCGAACATGGATTTCGAGGACTTCTCCGAGAACACAGACGACGACGGAGTGTTCCGAGGATTCGGAGGGTAG
- a CDS encoding dienelactone hydrolase family protein — protein MHFTSEQRLDDHVLERKFTLGDIPGILWTPVFHTVPTPLILVGHPGGLDMMYSRLAARARHAVTAGYAAATLELPGSGMRPRSVVAEQARADLRRAVGAGEPVTDDIIDRLVLPLVEQAVPELQAALDSLLTAPEVIGPVGYSGGVMAIGVRLAAVEPRVAAALLFAGSYVPRATFDEAKQVSVPLQVLLQWDDEGNDRNMALNLFDAFGSTQKTLHANMGGHTGVPYFESDDANRFFDRHLK, from the coding sequence ATGCACTTCACGTCCGAACAACGTCTCGATGATCACGTTCTCGAACGCAAGTTCACACTCGGCGACATTCCCGGGATCCTGTGGACTCCGGTATTCCACACTGTTCCAACACCTTTGATTCTCGTCGGCCATCCCGGTGGTCTCGATATGATGTATTCGCGTCTTGCCGCACGGGCGCGACACGCGGTGACCGCAGGTTACGCCGCAGCAACCCTCGAACTACCGGGCAGCGGGATGCGTCCGCGATCTGTCGTCGCCGAGCAGGCGCGAGCAGATCTGCGCCGAGCAGTCGGAGCCGGCGAACCGGTCACCGACGACATCATCGATCGACTCGTCCTTCCGCTGGTCGAGCAGGCGGTACCTGAGTTGCAGGCTGCTCTCGATTCGTTGCTCACTGCTCCGGAAGTTATTGGACCTGTCGGCTATTCGGGAGGTGTGATGGCCATCGGTGTTCGACTCGCCGCCGTTGAGCCACGAGTCGCGGCTGCGCTGCTGTTCGCCGGTAGCTATGTCCCCCGCGCCACCTTCGACGAGGCGAAGCAGGTGAGCGTTCCGCTGCAGGTTCTTCTGCAATGGGACGACGAAGGAAACGACAGGAACATGGCGTTGAATTTGTTCGACGCTTTCGGCTCGACCCAAAAAACGTTGCACGCCAATATGGGTGGGCATACCGGTGTCCCGTACTTCGAAAGCGATGATGCAAACCGATTCTTCGACCGGCACCTGAAGTAG
- a CDS encoding PLD nuclease N-terminal domain-containing protein: MPYVGLLVMLLWVFCLIDVITADDGGVRYLPKIVWLLLVVFLPFAGSLAWLFAGRPVGGGIWGGPGGGSGYRRATNSEFPEYETRPGRQAAQNPEADAEFLRRCRERAEEQRRIERERRNRDLGF; this comes from the coding sequence ATGCCGTACGTCGGTTTGCTGGTGATGCTGCTGTGGGTGTTCTGCCTGATCGACGTGATCACTGCCGATGACGGCGGGGTCCGGTATCTCCCCAAGATCGTCTGGCTGCTGCTCGTGGTGTTTCTACCGTTTGCAGGATCGCTGGCCTGGCTGTTCGCGGGACGCCCGGTTGGGGGTGGAATCTGGGGAGGTCCAGGCGGCGGCTCCGGCTACCGGAGGGCAACCAACTCCGAGTTCCCGGAATACGAGACGCGGCCCGGGCGACAAGCTGCACAGAATCCTGAAGCCGACGCCGAGTTTCTGCGTCGCTGCCGAGAACGGGCCGAAGAACAGCGTCGCATCGAGCGTGAGCGTCGCAACCGCGATCTCGGGTTCTGA
- a CDS encoding TetR/AcrR family transcriptional regulator, whose product MNSEEVRRADAVDNRSRLIAAARRIIAESDDFKLNAVAKSAGVGQGTLYRHFPTREALLSEVYRSDVEELVAAAPRLLADHPPIDALRLWFARVAEYAEIKRGVLAAVEDAVWQGLSAHSLGPIGDAVTVLLDAGQTDGSIRPDVDARDVILLIGYLTRLDAGEWDQRARHLLEIVLDGLRTPHTR is encoded by the coding sequence GTGAACAGCGAGGAAGTACGTCGCGCCGATGCGGTCGACAATCGATCGCGGCTCATCGCTGCGGCCCGAAGGATCATTGCCGAGTCCGACGATTTCAAGCTCAATGCGGTCGCCAAGAGTGCAGGCGTGGGGCAAGGAACGTTGTATCGACACTTCCCCACCCGAGAGGCGTTGCTGTCGGAGGTCTATCGGAGTGACGTCGAGGAGTTGGTCGCGGCCGCCCCGAGGCTGCTTGCCGACCACCCGCCGATCGACGCGCTTCGTCTGTGGTTTGCCCGCGTCGCCGAGTATGCCGAGATCAAGCGTGGAGTCTTGGCTGCCGTCGAAGATGCTGTGTGGCAGGGCTTGTCGGCGCACAGTCTGGGGCCGATCGGTGATGCGGTCACGGTCTTGCTCGACGCCGGTCAGACCGACGGGTCCATCCGGCCCGACGTCGACGCGCGCGATGTCATCCTGCTCATCGGGTATCTCACCCGTCTCGACGCCGGTGAATGGGACCAGCGTGCACGCCATCTACTGGAAATTGTTCTCGACGGGTTGCGGACCCCTCACACTCGCTGA
- a CDS encoding SDR family oxidoreductase: MGDLSDKVVAITGASSGIGEATARLLAERGAAVVLGARRTDRLSDIVEDIRARGGRASMLTVDVVRREDLVGLVEHSVATFGRLDVLVSNAGVARTSPMADLDVDGWATMIDVNLRGVLHGIAAALPTFRKQGSGHLVTTISTSGLKIVPTQAVYAGTKNAVRTLLEGLRQESTDGVLRTTSISPGYVRTELADHIDDAEVRDQIHRNMSEFAIAPDAVARAIAFAIEQPQDVEIGDITLRPTVQN; this comes from the coding sequence ATGGGCGATCTCAGCGACAAGGTAGTAGCCATCACCGGCGCAAGCAGCGGCATCGGGGAAGCAACCGCACGACTGTTGGCCGAGCGCGGTGCTGCGGTGGTGCTCGGTGCCCGACGAACCGACCGGCTGAGCGACATCGTCGAGGACATTCGTGCACGCGGAGGACGTGCGAGCATGCTGACGGTCGATGTTGTCCGCCGTGAAGATCTCGTCGGTCTCGTCGAACACAGTGTCGCCACGTTCGGCCGGCTCGATGTACTGGTCAGCAACGCCGGGGTGGCCAGAACCAGCCCGATGGCCGATCTCGATGTCGACGGGTGGGCCACCATGATCGATGTGAACCTACGAGGAGTCCTGCATGGGATTGCCGCGGCACTGCCCACCTTCCGCAAGCAGGGTAGTGGGCACCTGGTGACGACCATTTCGACGTCGGGTCTGAAAATTGTTCCGACCCAGGCGGTGTATGCGGGGACCAAGAATGCCGTCCGCACGCTCCTCGAAGGACTCCGGCAGGAGTCGACGGACGGGGTTCTGCGCACCACATCCATCTCACCCGGGTATGTCCGAACCGAATTGGCCGACCATATCGACGACGCCGAAGTCCGAGACCAGATCCACCGCAACATGTCCGAGTTCGCGATCGCTCCGGACGCCGTCGCCCGGGCCATCGCCTTTGCGATCGAACAACCGCAGGATGTCGAGATCGGCGACATCACTCTGCGACCTACGGTTCAGAACTGA
- the lepB gene encoding signal peptidase I gives MTKALDSQRRKAPSWLRETAILVVVALVLSVLLQTFVGRVYLIPSQSMEPTLHGCPGCTGDRIVVDKITFRFGDPQPGDVVVFKAPTSSWNVGYTSTRSTNPIAKALQDVGSWAGLVAPDENDLVKRVIATGGQTVQCCDSQGRVEVDGRPLDEPYVVMDFPFVANTLTCETTPQSGRCFGPVTVPSGNLWVMGDNRSGSADSRSHARDELGGTVPVDDVIGKARLIVLPPSRWGTIDSPSIQQH, from the coding sequence ATGACGAAAGCACTCGACAGTCAGCGACGCAAAGCCCCGTCCTGGTTGCGTGAGACGGCCATACTCGTTGTCGTCGCGCTTGTGCTGAGTGTCTTGCTGCAAACGTTCGTCGGTCGGGTGTACTTGATCCCGTCCCAGTCCATGGAGCCCACGCTGCATGGGTGTCCGGGGTGTACAGGTGATCGAATCGTGGTGGACAAGATCACCTTTCGCTTCGGTGATCCGCAGCCCGGTGATGTGGTGGTGTTCAAGGCACCGACGTCGTCGTGGAACGTCGGCTACACCTCGACGCGATCGACCAACCCGATCGCCAAGGCTTTGCAAGACGTGGGTTCGTGGGCCGGACTGGTCGCGCCCGACGAGAACGATCTGGTCAAACGAGTCATCGCAACCGGCGGGCAAACCGTCCAGTGTTGCGACTCCCAGGGTCGCGTCGAAGTAGACGGGCGGCCACTCGACGAGCCGTACGTCGTCATGGACTTCCCGTTCGTCGCGAACACGCTCACGTGCGAGACCACGCCGCAATCCGGTCGCTGCTTCGGCCCGGTGACCGTACCGTCTGGCAATCTCTGGGTGATGGGCGACAATCGAAGCGGCTCAGCAGATTCCAGATCTCATGCCAGGGATGAACTGGGTGGCACCGTTCCGGTCGACGATGTCATCGGAAAGGCGCGTCTGATCGTGTTGCCACCCTCGCGCTGGGGAACCATCGATTCGCCGTCGATTCAACAACACTGA
- a CDS encoding nuclear transport factor 2 family protein — MLAIVNEYFRSLDDRELDAEHLRRIFGDDGRIVRPDDTTTIGPEEIGRTHTHNFSRFEATQHLVTGHTITIEEDRAQFRANLVALHIWKDRPKGNLDDCAFTAGGVVTAALDRTSNGWRISTLHLRVVWRTGHFGDMRPSH; from the coding sequence GTGCTGGCTATTGTCAACGAGTACTTTCGTAGCCTCGACGATCGTGAGCTCGACGCCGAGCATCTCCGTCGTATTTTCGGTGACGATGGCCGGATCGTTCGGCCGGACGACACCACCACCATCGGTCCCGAAGAGATCGGGCGGACGCACACACACAACTTCTCACGGTTCGAGGCCACCCAGCACCTCGTCACCGGTCACACCATCACGATCGAGGAAGATCGTGCCCAGTTTCGAGCGAACTTGGTGGCCTTACATATCTGGAAGGATCGACCGAAGGGCAACCTCGACGATTGCGCATTCACTGCGGGAGGTGTGGTGACCGCGGCCCTCGACCGGACTTCCAATGGTTGGCGGATTTCGACACTGCACCTCCGTGTCGTCTGGCGAACAGGTCACTTCGGCGACATGAGGCCATCGCACTGA
- a CDS encoding GntR family transcriptional regulator: MNPDGESSGGIIAQTLREEILSGRRVGGERLVEESIAKAFGVSRVPVREALAQLQAEGFVTIVRYRGATVSTTLHKENKELLEVRHGLEVLAAQLAAKNRGGSVADELTAVVEQARAQSPTADTTRPFHDLVAIAAGNDQLREMLAGVNRRVAWGLGHDPGASVHDHAALAAAILNGSPVQAGFLMDEHLRRDETNAPGEA, encoded by the coding sequence GTGAATCCAGACGGCGAATCTTCGGGCGGCATCATTGCTCAGACGTTGCGTGAGGAGATTCTGTCCGGCCGTCGCGTCGGCGGTGAGCGGTTGGTCGAGGAGTCGATAGCCAAGGCTTTCGGCGTCTCTCGGGTACCGGTGCGGGAAGCGCTCGCCCAGCTCCAGGCCGAAGGTTTCGTCACCATCGTTCGCTATCGAGGTGCGACGGTCTCGACAACGCTGCACAAGGAGAACAAGGAACTCCTCGAAGTTCGACACGGGCTGGAGGTGTTGGCCGCTCAGCTCGCCGCCAAGAACAGGGGCGGCTCGGTGGCGGATGAACTCACCGCAGTAGTCGAGCAGGCCCGGGCACAGTCCCCCACCGCGGACACGACCCGACCGTTTCACGACCTGGTCGCGATCGCGGCAGGCAACGATCAACTGCGCGAGATGCTGGCCGGGGTCAATCGCCGGGTGGCCTGGGGTCTCGGCCACGATCCGGGCGCGTCCGTCCACGATCACGCGGCCCTGGCTGCGGCAATCCTCAACGGTTCACCCGTACAAGCCGGTTTTTTGATGGACGAACATCTCCGACGTGACGAGACCAACGCCCCAGGCGAGGCCTGA